One part of the Phycisphaerae bacterium genome encodes these proteins:
- a CDS encoding SpoIIE family protein phosphatase, translating into MRLIVLQDDAMIADVVCGREAVYIGAHEDCRIQLADSRVAPQQAVVCPEPDGGWSLVQLDTACLVHLNGATVAERATLKAGDEIRIQDYAVRVYPDYDETTGPRVELGTSRAQLARFAQSRLPFGAVLKRPDEPVTLSSGQLDGLGRATLAVSGCAAIEELMDVTLKHLLTVFAAQRAWIGVRRVNYGPMEYEEGRLITGQATDLPELGDELKPRILDRVQFVLVPVVSREDQTSALAGPLIGPDGKLGMVYLDSGDSGRHYDAHDLDYFVMQLNVVAYQLDAIFKTIARNRAAMIDGQVSVAHEIQARLTPRKLPQWDGQLQFGAFREPGRERTGNIYDVVRLSNNLAAILIAHTSAAGALPSMLMVQAQTAFRSAVMHQDNPGVCLRMLNWMLYDGQKDHPLECFVGVIDPDSGVTRYALAGHLGAYIIGQRGEARALGGDEPLPPLGIVKSTVYPLLPEQLEPGETLALFTPGVTTAKNRHEETFGEERFVNILCDGFGQLASAMLKEMLTDLRNFTEGGTQPDDITVILAHRL; encoded by the coding sequence ATGCGCCTGATCGTTCTGCAAGACGATGCGATGATTGCCGACGTCGTGTGCGGCCGCGAGGCCGTGTACATCGGCGCGCATGAAGACTGCCGCATCCAGCTCGCGGACTCCCGCGTCGCCCCCCAGCAGGCCGTGGTCTGCCCGGAGCCTGACGGCGGCTGGTCGCTTGTCCAACTGGACACCGCCTGCCTGGTGCACCTGAACGGCGCGACGGTCGCCGAACGCGCGACGCTCAAAGCCGGCGACGAGATCCGCATCCAGGACTACGCCGTCCGTGTCTATCCCGACTACGACGAGACCACCGGACCACGCGTTGAGCTGGGCACCTCGCGGGCCCAGCTCGCGCGGTTTGCCCAGTCCCGATTGCCGTTTGGCGCCGTGCTCAAGCGGCCGGACGAGCCCGTGACGCTCAGTTCCGGTCAGCTCGACGGCCTTGGCCGGGCCACCCTCGCCGTCTCCGGCTGCGCCGCGATCGAAGAACTGATGGACGTCACGCTCAAGCACCTGCTCACCGTGTTCGCGGCCCAGCGCGCATGGATCGGCGTGCGGCGCGTCAACTACGGGCCGATGGAGTACGAGGAGGGTCGCCTCATCACCGGCCAGGCGACCGACCTGCCCGAGCTTGGCGACGAACTCAAGCCGCGCATCCTCGACCGCGTGCAGTTCGTGCTCGTCCCCGTCGTCAGCCGCGAGGACCAGACCTCCGCCCTCGCCGGCCCGCTGATCGGCCCGGACGGCAAGCTGGGCATGGTGTATCTCGACAGCGGCGACTCCGGCCGGCACTACGACGCCCACGACCTCGACTACTTCGTCATGCAGCTCAACGTCGTCGCGTACCAGCTCGACGCCATCTTCAAGACCATCGCCCGCAACCGCGCCGCGATGATCGACGGCCAGGTCAGCGTCGCCCACGAAATCCAGGCCCGTCTCACGCCCCGCAAGCTCCCGCAGTGGGATGGCCAGCTCCAGTTCGGCGCCTTCCGCGAGCCCGGCCGCGAACGCACCGGCAACATCTACGACGTCGTGCGCCTCTCGAACAACCTCGCCGCCATCCTCATCGCGCACACCTCCGCCGCCGGCGCCCTCCCCAGCATGCTCATGGTCCAGGCCCAGACCGCCTTCCGCTCGGCCGTCATGCACCAGGACAACCCCGGCGTCTGCCTGCGCATGCTCAACTGGATGCTCTACGACGGGCAGAAAGATCACCCGCTCGAGTGCTTCGTCGGCGTCATCGACCCCGACAGCGGCGTCACCCGCTACGCGCTCGCCGGCCACCTCGGCGCGTACATCATCGGCCAGCGCGGCGAGGCCCGCGCGCTCGGCGGCGACGAGCCGCTCCCGCCGCTCGGGATCGTTAAGAGCACCGTCTATCCGCTGTTGCCCGAGCAGCTTGAGCCGGGTGAGACGCTGGCCCTCTTCACGCCGGGCGTCACGACCGCCAAGAACCGCCACGAAGAGACGTTCGGCGAAGAGCGCTTCGTGAACATCCTCTGCGACGGGTTCGGTCAGCTCGCCAGCGCGATGCTGAAGGAGATGCTCACCGATCTGCGCAACTTCACCGAAGGCGGCACGCAGCCTGACGACATCACCGTCATCCTGGCGCACCGCCTGTAG
- a CDS encoding response regulator, producing MKALVVDDSMTIRRIVIKALGIVGITDATEAGDGVEAIKALQAGGYDLILLDWNMPKMTGIDTLRTIRQAGNKTPVIMVTTEAEKSRVIEAIKTGANDYLIKPFSPDQLAAKVKNVLGAASAAAAG from the coding sequence ATGAAAGCACTGGTCGTCGACGACTCCATGACGATTCGGCGCATTGTGATCAAGGCCTTGGGGATCGTCGGCATCACCGACGCGACCGAGGCCGGCGACGGCGTCGAGGCGATCAAGGCGCTCCAGGCCGGGGGCTACGACTTGATCCTGCTCGATTGGAACATGCCCAAGATGACCGGCATCGACACCCTGCGGACCATTCGCCAGGCCGGCAACAAGACGCCGGTCATCATGGTCACCACCGAAGCCGAAAAATCGCGCGTCATCGAAGCCATCAAGACCGGCGCCAACGACTACCTGATCAAGCCCTTCTCTCCCGACCAACTGGCCGCGAAGGTCAAGAACGTCCTCGGCGCCGCGTCCGCAGCCGCCGCTGGCTGA
- a CDS encoding chemotaxis protein CheX, with translation MDVSYINPFIEAVDTVFATMLSVKPKRNGLKVSDGQAKGPVVTSLVGLSGQVSGVVALRFPPPTALKLAGRMLGSEMSTMSEEVTDAVAELVNMVAGSAKAKFQHDPPLELGLPTVVEGTGYKLRYPSKSVWLEVPFSSDAGDFTLEVTYNPN, from the coding sequence GTGGATGTGAGCTATATCAACCCATTCATCGAGGCCGTCGACACCGTGTTCGCCACGATGCTCTCCGTCAAGCCGAAGCGGAACGGCCTGAAGGTGAGCGACGGGCAGGCGAAGGGGCCCGTCGTGACTTCGCTCGTCGGGCTCAGCGGCCAGGTGAGCGGCGTCGTGGCGCTGCGTTTCCCGCCGCCAACCGCCCTGAAGCTCGCGGGGCGCATGCTCGGGTCGGAAATGTCGACCATGAGCGAGGAAGTGACCGACGCCGTGGCCGAGCTGGTGAACATGGTGGCGGGCTCCGCGAAGGCCAAGTTCCAGCACGATCCGCCGCTCGAGCTGGGGTTGCCCACCGTAGTGGAGGGCACGGGCTATAAACTGCGTTACCCGAGTAAGTCCGTCTGGCTGGAAGTGCCGTTTTCGTCGGACGCCGGCGATTTCACGCTCGAAGTGACGTACAACCCGAACTAG
- a CDS encoding chemotaxis response regulator protein-glutamate methylesterase, with the protein MIRVLVVDDSAIIRAIIGRALTQDPLIEVIGTAVDGIDALTKIRSLRPDVVTLDVEMPRLNGIGVLERVVGKAPVNFLMVSTLTQAGARVTFEALQKGAVDYIAKPTAAGKAALPEFKAQLIQKVRAAARARARRRVAPGAASGAAPTLPPNQVRGFVVAIGISCGGPQTLHQMLPAFPSDFVPIVLTQHMPAQFTGPFAQHLDRDCAMNVREARDGEPLEQGTILVAPGDRHLKIVRRGAHLYTALDAGPLVTGHRPSVDVMFKSLAAACGPRAIGVIMTGMGRDGAEGIVELSKAGAYTIGQDEETSYVYGMPKAAAATGCLDHVAPLPQIPAMVARLLTAPQKSVVAVR; encoded by the coding sequence ATGATCCGCGTGCTTGTGGTCGACGACAGCGCCATCATTCGCGCCATCATCGGGCGCGCGCTCACCCAAGACCCGCTGATCGAAGTCATCGGCACCGCCGTCGATGGCATCGATGCGCTCACCAAGATCAGAAGTCTGCGACCGGACGTCGTGACGCTCGACGTGGAGATGCCCCGCCTGAACGGCATCGGCGTGCTCGAGCGCGTGGTCGGCAAGGCACCGGTCAATTTCCTGATGGTTTCCACCCTGACGCAGGCCGGCGCGCGGGTCACGTTTGAGGCCCTGCAGAAAGGCGCGGTGGACTACATCGCCAAGCCCACCGCGGCCGGCAAGGCGGCCCTGCCGGAGTTCAAGGCCCAGCTCATCCAGAAGGTGCGGGCGGCCGCCCGCGCACGGGCCCGCCGGCGTGTCGCGCCGGGTGCCGCCTCGGGCGCGGCGCCAACGCTCCCGCCCAACCAGGTGCGCGGCTTTGTCGTGGCGATCGGCATCAGTTGCGGCGGTCCGCAGACACTGCACCAGATGCTGCCAGCCTTCCCGAGCGATTTTGTCCCGATTGTCCTCACGCAGCACATGCCCGCCCAGTTCACCGGGCCGTTCGCCCAGCACCTCGATCGGGACTGCGCGATGAACGTGCGGGAAGCCCGTGATGGGGAGCCGCTGGAGCAGGGCACCATCCTGGTGGCGCCGGGCGATCGCCACCTGAAGATCGTGCGGCGCGGCGCTCATCTGTACACGGCGCTGGACGCCGGCCCGCTGGTTACCGGACATCGGCCGTCGGTCGACGTGATGTTCAAATCGCTGGCTGCCGCCTGCGGACCACGGGCGATCGGCGTGATCATGACCGGGATGGGCCGCGACGGGGCCGAGGGCATCGTGGAGCTGAGCAAGGCCGGTGCCTACACGATCGGCCAGGACGAGGAGACGTCGTACGTTTACGGGATGCCGAAGGCCGCGGCGGCGACGGGTTGCCTTGATCATGTCGCGCCCTTGCCGCAGATCCCGGCCATGGTGGCGCGCCTGCTAACCGCGCCTCAGAAGTCGGTCGTGGCGGTGCGCTGA
- a CDS encoding sugar phosphate isomerase/epimerase, translated as MAAAELAAWLDSYGVVLRDSLRVAASQGYRLARANTASGELDPRAFTDSARRHLRKYSRDIGLQLDGLSLHYAGAGLADAATAAERLARLKGTLELCAALDVRHAGVSLGGFDDPRSAGLAREMVGEVADLADRIGVRTAILVPAGAWESAGAHVRRLGCPALRLAVDTAALPSADALAAAADLLGDVHLRDVRPVGERVEEVPFGQGVVDFRALLAQVAAGPTDARLIVRHDGAGGVDALRQGREYMESMIGRPERR; from the coding sequence GTGGCCGCGGCGGAACTGGCGGCGTGGTTGGACTCGTACGGGGTCGTGCTGCGCGACAGCCTGCGGGTGGCCGCGAGCCAGGGCTACAGGTTGGCCCGGGCCAACACCGCGTCGGGGGAGCTTGATCCGCGCGCCTTTACGGATAGCGCGCGGCGGCACTTGCGCAAATATTCGCGCGACATCGGATTGCAGCTCGATGGCCTCTCTTTGCATTATGCCGGGGCCGGCCTGGCCGACGCCGCCACCGCCGCGGAGCGGCTCGCGCGCCTGAAAGGCACGCTCGAGCTGTGCGCAGCGCTCGACGTGCGTCACGCGGGCGTCAGCCTCGGGGGCTTTGACGACCCGCGCTCCGCCGGGCTCGCCCGCGAGATGGTGGGCGAGGTTGCGGATCTGGCCGACCGCATCGGCGTGCGCACTGCGATCCTTGTGCCCGCGGGTGCGTGGGAGTCGGCGGGCGCGCATGTGCGCCGCCTCGGCTGCCCGGCGCTCCGCCTGGCCGTGGATACCGCGGCGCTGCCGTCCGCAGACGCTTTGGCCGCCGCCGCGGACCTGCTTGGCGACGTGCATCTGCGCGACGTCCGGCCGGTCGGCGAGCGTGTTGAAGAAGTCCCGTTCGGCCAGGGCGTGGTGGATTTCCGCGCGCTGCTGGCGCAAGTCGCCGCCGGGCCGACCGACGCCAGGCTGATCGTGCGGCACGACGGGGCCGGCGGGGTTGACGCGCTGCGCCAAGGCCGGGAGTATATGGAATCCATGATTGGCCGACCGGAACGCCGCTGA
- a CDS encoding response regulator, whose protein sequence is MGTATIVHCGPWKENAVSQNLAGKTILVVDDDPDILTAIKAGLADTGATIETASDGSSAVTLVEKLAPQLVILDIMLPGKSGFLVLEQLRQKTPRKSGPRIIMITGNQGQRHRQYAEALGVEGYLNKPFRMERLLEITEKLLAD, encoded by the coding sequence ATGGGGACCGCAACAATAGTACACTGCGGGCCTTGGAAGGAGAATGCCGTGTCGCAGAACCTGGCAGGCAAAACGATTCTCGTCGTCGATGACGATCCGGATATCCTGACCGCCATCAAGGCGGGACTGGCGGACACGGGGGCCACGATCGAGACCGCGTCCGACGGTAGCAGCGCGGTCACCCTCGTTGAGAAGCTCGCTCCGCAACTGGTGATCTTGGACATCATGCTCCCGGGCAAGAGTGGCTTCCTCGTCCTGGAGCAGTTGCGGCAGAAGACGCCGCGCAAGTCTGGCCCGCGCATCATCATGATCACCGGTAACCAGGGTCAGCGCCACCGGCAGTACGCCGAAGCACTTGGCGTCGAGGGCTATCTTAATAAGCCCTTCCGGATGGAGCGGCTGCTGGAAATCACTGAAAAACTGCTGGCCGACTGA
- a CDS encoding MCE family protein, which produces MDEGRRNLLVGLFVLLGIAAFGTLIVLFGRAPTWLASGSTYPLHVRFSEVAGIREGNLVTVKGMEIGRVDAVDLHVGDAAPPTAEGAAVLVAQEAGVNVVLGIKKRYLIPRGSTAIATEPMLGSGRPPVEIIPGPSGGEPLPPGATIEGRVRQALDSVFPPGVVSTLETTTRQIGDAAEALTPVLDELKGLLESRAPGKVDQPGGPQGNISSAIARMDAALKHFNEVLGDPQVKSQLRDTVANAHEMSEKGKKVMGDLEAAATDARGFVDDARKLVANADNTVASVDQRIADLSRSMAETLDRADSFLDSMNAISAQIASGQGNLGQLVMDNKLYEAMTVTAERLSQAVEEFRGLVAEWREGKVRVGL; this is translated from the coding sequence ATGGACGAAGGACGTCGCAACCTGTTGGTGGGCCTCTTCGTTCTGCTGGGGATCGCGGCGTTCGGGACGCTGATCGTGCTGTTCGGGCGGGCTCCGACCTGGCTCGCCAGCGGCAGCACCTACCCGCTGCACGTGCGCTTCAGCGAGGTCGCCGGCATCCGCGAGGGCAACCTGGTCACGGTGAAGGGAATGGAAATCGGACGCGTGGATGCCGTCGATCTGCATGTCGGCGACGCGGCGCCCCCCACCGCCGAGGGTGCCGCCGTGCTCGTCGCCCAGGAGGCCGGCGTGAACGTGGTCCTCGGCATCAAGAAGCGCTACCTGATTCCGAGGGGCAGCACGGCCATCGCCACCGAGCCCATGCTGGGATCGGGGCGTCCGCCGGTGGAGATCATCCCGGGGCCGTCGGGTGGGGAACCCCTGCCACCGGGCGCGACGATCGAAGGCCGCGTGCGACAAGCCCTGGATTCAGTGTTCCCGCCCGGCGTGGTTTCGACGTTGGAGACGACCACCCGCCAGATCGGCGATGCGGCCGAGGCGCTCACGCCGGTGCTTGATGAGTTGAAAGGCCTCCTGGAATCCCGCGCGCCGGGGAAAGTGGATCAGCCCGGCGGGCCGCAGGGTAACATCTCCAGTGCGATCGCGCGCATGGATGCGGCGCTGAAGCACTTCAACGAGGTGCTGGGTGACCCGCAGGTCAAGAGCCAGTTGCGCGACACGGTGGCGAACGCGCACGAGATGTCCGAGAAGGGCAAGAAAGTGATGGGCGACCTGGAGGCGGCGGCCACCGACGCCCGTGGGTTCGTCGACGATGCCCGCAAACTCGTGGCCAACGCGGACAACACTGTGGCCAGCGTCGATCAACGGATCGCGGACCTGTCGCGCTCGATGGCAGAGACGCTCGACCGCGCGGACAGCTTCCTGGACTCCATGAACGCCATCTCGGCGCAGATCGCCAGCGGGCAGGGCAACCTGGGCCAGCTCGTCATGGACAACAAGCTGTACGAAGCCATGACCGTCACGGCCGAGCGACTCTCGCAGGCCGTGGAGGAATTCCGGGGACTGGTCGCCGAATGGCGCGAGGGCAAGGTGCGCGTGGGTCTGTAG